In Tistrella mobilis, the genomic window GAGGATCTCGACCGGCTGATCGCACTTGCCCTCGCCGCACCGGGTGATACCGGCAGCGCCATCGGCGACATGCCGGCACCGGGCGACTGGCGGGCGGGCGCGATTGCGTTGCGCGCCACGCCGATCGCCGCGACCACCCATTGCATGGATGTGGTCGATCGCTTTCTTCGGGATCCGACCCTGCCGGCCCTGGCCGTGGTGGACGGCAATGACCGGCCGATCGGCCTGGTCGGACGTACTCATCTGCTCTACGAATTTGCCCGTCCGTTCATCCGCGATCTGTATGCCCGCCGACCGATCCGCGAGTTGATGGCGCGTGATCCGCTGGTGGTCGATGAAGAGACCGGCATCGAGGCGCTGGGCGCCGAGATCACCGCAGCCGGCGGCGGCGCCTTTTCGGCCGGTTTCGTGGTCACCGCCGGCGGGCGCTATCTGGGGGTGGGCTCGGCACTCGACGTGATGCGCCGCCTGGTGGCCCGCATGGCCGAACACAACCGCGCCCTGGACCGGGCGGTCGAAGAGGCCGAACGTGCCAATGCCGCCAAGACCGCCTTCCTCGCCAATATGAGCCATGAACTGCGCACGCCGCTGAACGCGGTTCTGGGCTTTTCGGAAATCATCATGACCCAGATGCTGGGGCCCGTCGGCCATGCCCGCTATCTGGAATATATTGGCGACATTCATTCCTCGGCTGAGCATCTGCTGTCGCTGATCAACGATCTGCTCGACATTGCCAAGGCCGATGCCACCGGGCTGCCGCTCGACATCGAACCGGTCGACGTCATAAGCCTTGCCGCCGAGACCCTGCGTATGGTGGCACCGCGGGCCGAAAAGGCCGGGGTCGTCCTTGCCGCCGACCTGCCGGAGCGGATGCCGGTGATCACCGGCGATCGCCGGCGCCTGCGTCAGATCCTGCTGAACCTGTTGTCGAACGCGGTAAAATTCACCCCCGACGGCGGCGAGGTGCGGCTGATCCTGGAAGACCTGCCGGCCGAGCCGGGCGAGCCGGCCCGGATCCGGATGATGGTCGCCGATACCGGCATCGGCATGACGGCCGAACAGATCCCGATCGCCCTGTCACGCTTCGGCCAGATCGATTCCAGCCTGACCCGCCGCCATGACGGCACCGGCCTGGGGCTGCCGCTGTCGCGGGCGCTGGCCGAGATGCATGGCGGCGGGCTCACCATCGACAGCACGCCCGGCTTCGGCACGACGATCACGGTGACCCTGCCTCACCGGGCGATGGTACGTCCGGCCGGAACGGATCCGGTCAAAGCAGACCAAGGGCTCTGAGTTCCGCCGCAAGCTTCGGGTCACCGCCTTCGGCGCTGCCGGCCCGGCGATCGGCGGGCGCATCCTCGGGCTTCAGATAGCGCCAGCCCTGATGCGGCTTGCGCGACTGGGTCTCCGTCTCGACCAGCTCCGGGTCCAGCACCAGCGCACAGCGGCGCACACCGTCGCTCCCCTCCACCGGCTCCAGCGCCACAAGACGCTGACGGGCGGAGACCAGGCCGCGGATCACCCAATAGAGCGAGCCGCCATCCAGCAGGGCCGCCGTTTCCTTGGGCGTCTGGCGAGTGACGTGGACAAGCAGCGGCGGTCGGCCCGCAGCGCGGGCCTCAACCAGCCGGGCGGCCTGGAGTTCGGCGAGATGTTCGACCGAGTTGACCCCGACCGCGAGTTTGAGAAGATGCAGCGTCATGGCGCGCACTCTATGCCGTCCCGTGCCGCCGCGCCAGAGGCTGCCATGCGCCCACCTCCCCCGACCACGCCGTTCCCCCGGAAGGCCCTGCCCCATGCCCACACCGCTGAACCACCCCTCGCCCGCGATTCTGGACCGCATCCGCACCGTGGTGGGCCCGAAGGGCTGGCGTGACGAGCCGGCGGCGATGGAGCCGCATCTGAAGGAATGGCGCGGCCTCTGGACCGGAAAAACCCCTGCCGTGGTGATGCCCGCAACCACGGAAGAGGTCGCGGCCGTGGTGACGATCGCGGCCGAAGCCGGCATAGCGCTCGTCCCCCAGGGCGGCAATACCGGCCTGGTCGGCGGTGGTGTGCCCACCGAGACCGGTGACGAGCTGCTGATCAGCCTCGCCCGGATGAACCGGATCCGCGATGTCGATGCCGCCGGCGGCAGTCTCGTTGCCGAGGCCGGCTGCATCCTGGCCGATGTCCAGGCCGCGGCGGCGGAAGCCGGCCGACTGTTCCCGCTCAGCCTCGCCTCGGAAGGCAGTGCCCGGATCGGCGGGCTGATCTCCACCAATGCCGGCGGCGTGCATGTGCTGCGCTATGGCAGCATGCGCGATCTGGTGCTGGGGCTGGAGGTGGTGCTGCCCGACGGGCGGGTGTGGAACGGGCTGCGCCGGCTGCGCAAGGACAATACCGGCTATGCGCTGCGCCAGCTCTTCGCCGGCGCCGAGGGTACGCTCGGCATCATCACGGCGGCGGCACTCGAACTGGTGCCGATGCCGCGCCACCGGGCGGCGGCCTTCGTCGCCATGGGCTCCCCCGAAGCTGCCCTCGACCTCTTCGCCCGCGCCCGCGCCCATGCGGGTGACCTGCTCGAAGCCTTCGAGCTGATCAATGCCACGCCGATGGGCTTTGCGCTCCGCCACATTCCGGGCCTCGGCGACCCGCTGCCCGATGCCGCCGGGCCCTGGTTCGTACTGATCGAACTCGCCGGCCCCATTCCGCTGGGGGAGCTGCTCGAAGGTCTGCTCGGCGAGGCGCTGGAGGAAGGTGCGATCGAGGACGCCGCCATCGCCCAGTCCGAGACCCAGCGCAATGCCTTCTGGTCGCTGCGCGAGGGCCTGTCCGAGGCGCAGAAACCCGAGGGCGCCAGCATCAAACACGACGTCTCGGTACCGGTCTCGGCCATCCCGGCCCTGATCCGCCGCGGCGGCCGGCTGGTCGAAGAGCTGATCCCCGGCGCCCGGCTCTGTCCCTTCGGCCACATGGGCGACGGCAATATTCACTTCAACGTCAGCCGGCCGGTCGACATGACCGATGCCGATTTTCTGGCCCGCTGGCACGAGGTCGCCACCGCCGTACATGATCTGGTGGCGGAGCTGGGGGGCAGCTTCTCGGCCGAACACGGCGTCGGCCGGCTCAAGACCGCCGACCTCACGCGCTATCGCTCCGAGGTCGAGGTCGGGCTGATGCGGGCGATCAAGAACGTCATCGACCCGGCCGGCATCATGTCCCCCGGCCGGGTGCTGTCGCGGGATTGATACGACAAGGCGGCCGTCAGCCGATGAAGGCCGCCATCACCGCCTTCAGCACCGGCCGGATGCGGGCCGCGCGTTCCGGCAGGAAGCTGAAGGGCGGGCCGTTCTCTTCCATATAGGTCTCCTGGACCAGTTCCATCTGGATCGCCTCGACACCCTGATCCGGGCGGCCATAGTTGCGGGTGATGTGGCCGCCGACAAAGCGGCCGTCGACCACATGGCCATAGCCCGCCGCTCCGGCCGCCGCCTCCGCCGCCGCGGCGACCCGCGCCCTGCGCTCCGGGCTCATGCTTGCGCCGCGGGCGGTGCCGATGTTCAGATCCGGCAGCCGCCCCTCGAACAGCCGCGGCACCACGCCGCGGATCGAATGGGCATCCCAGAGCAGCGCATGGCCATGGGCGGCCCTGGCCCGGTCGAGTTCCGCCGCCAGCGCCGCATGATAGGGCTGCCAATAGCTGGCCACCCGCCCGGCGATCTCGGCCGCGTCCGGTTCCGCACCGGCCAGATAGAGCGGCCGGCCGTCGAACAGCGTCGTCGGGCAGAGCCCGGTGGTCGCCTGGCCGGGATAGAGGCTCTCGCCCGAGGACGGCCGGTTCAGGTCGACCACATAGCGCGACAGTCGGGCGGCGATGATCGTGGCATCGAAGTCCGCCGCGAAGTCATAGAGTTCGGGGATGTGCCAGTCGGTATCGGCCAGATCCAGCGCCTCGGGCGTCAGCCGCGCCTCCAGCCCGTCGAACAGCCCCGTGCCGCAATGGGGCATGCTCACCACCAGCGCGGAACCGCCGCGGCGAAGGGTGTAAACCTCGTGCACCGTCGTCTCACCGGTCATCCGGCCATGCCCTCCCTCTCCAGGCTCACCTCGGTCAGGTCGCAGAAGCGGCCTTCGCGCACCATGTTGCCCGCTGCCGTCAGGTCCGGGGCGAAATAGCGGTCGGTGTCGTAAGACGGCACCACCGCGCGGATCCGCGCCACCGCCTCTTCGACCTTGGCCGCCGCGCGGAGTGGCCGGTGGAACTCCAGCCCCTGCGCCGCCGCCAGCAGCTCGATGCCCACGATCTCCGACACATTGTCGGCGATGTCGCCCAGCCGCCGGGCGGCAAAGGTCGCCATGCTGACATGATCTTCCTGATTGGCCGAGGTCGGCAGGCTGTCGACGCTGGCCGGATGGGCCAGGGTCTTGTTCTCGGACGCCAGCGCCGCGGCGGTCACATGGGCGATCATGAAGCCTGAATTGAGCCCGGCATCCGCCACCAGGAAAGCCGGCAGGCCGCTGATCGAGGCGTCGATCAGCATCGCGATCCGCCGCTCCGCCAGCGCGCCGATCTCGGAAGCCGCGATCGCCAGCTGGTCGGCGGCCATGGCCACCGGCTCGGCATGGAAGTTACCGCCCGAGATCACCTCGCCCGTGTCGGTCATCACCAGCGGGTTGTCGGTCACGCCGTTGGCCTCGATGGTCAGCGTACGCGCCGCCATGCGCATCTGGTCCAGCACCGCGCCCATCACCTGCGGCTGGCAGCGCAGCGAATACGGGTCCTGCACCCGGTGGCAGTCGGGTCCCTGATGGGCGGCGTTCAGCGGGCTGTCCGCCAGCAGGTCACGATAGGCTGCCGCCGCATCGATCTGGCCGGGCTGGCCGCGCAGCGCATGGATGCGCGGATCGAAGGGCCGATGGCTGCCCATCACCGCCTCGACCGCGATTGCGCCCGAAACCAGGGCGGAACGATAGCAGCGCTCGATCCGGAACAGCCCGTCCAGCGCCAGCGCGGTCGACACCTGGGTGCCGTTGATCAGCGCCAGACCTTCCTTGGCCCCCAGATCGAAGGGGGCGAGCCCGGCATGCGCCAGCCCGTCCGTGGCCGGCAGACGCTCGCCGCCAACCGTCACCTCGCCGATCCCCAGCAGCACGCCGCAGAGATGGGCAAGCGGCGCCAGATCGCCAGAGGCACCGACGCTGCCCTTGGACGGGATCACCGGCAGCACGTCCGCGGCATGCAGCGCCAGCAGCGCTTCCACCAGTTCCCTCCGCACGCCCGAGGCGCCCACCGCCAGGCTCGCCGCTTTGATCGCCAGGATCAGCCGCACCACCGGTGCCGCAAGCGGCGCCCCCACGCCTGTCGCATGCGACAGGATCAGATTGCGCTGCAGGCGGGTGAGGTCACCGGCGGCGATCCGCTTCTGGGCCAGCTTGCCGAACCCGGTATTGATGCCATAGACGGCCTCTTCGCCGGCCGCGATGCGCTCGACGATCGCGGCCGACGCCGCCATCCGTGCCGGCGCCTCACCGTCCAGCACCAGGTGTGGCCGCTCCGCCCAGATCCGGCGAAGATCGTCGAGCGGGATCCGGCCGGGTGCCAGGACCAGGGTCTCGGTGGTCTCGGTCATGCATGCAGCCTTTCGAGCGCGGCCCGGAAGCGGCGGGCGATGGCGTCCTCGTGAATATGCCGGCCGCCCGCCACGACATGGCGACCCCCGGCGAAAACATCGGTGACCAGCGGGCGGTTGGCGGCGAAAATCCAGCCGTCGAGCACGCTTTCCGGCCGGCGGCCGGTCAGCAAGGCATCCGCGGCGTCCAGCACCACGATATCGGCGCGCGCCCCCGGCGCGATGCGCCCGGCATCGATCCCCAGCGCCCCGGCACCGCCCTCTACCGCCGTCAGGTGCAGCGTCTCGCCGGTCGATCTGCCGGCGCCGCCCGACAGCACGGTGCGCCGGCCACTCACCAGCCGCTGGCCGTATTCCAGCAGCCGCAACTCCTCGGCGACGCCGATCGAGACATGGCTGTCGGTGCCGATACCGAAGCGCCCGCCCTCGGCCAGGAAGGCCTCGGCCGGAAAGATGCCGTCGCCCAGATTGGCCTCGGTCACCGGGCAGAGCCCGGCCACGGCGCCGCTCCGCGCGATACGGCCGCGCTCGCCTTCGGTGATATGGGTCGCATGCACCAGGCACCAGCGCCCGTCGACCTCGGCATGGTCATACAGCCAGTCGACCGGCCGGGCGCCGGTGGTGGCCAGGCAATCGGCCACCTCGCGCGGCTGTTCGGCGATGTGGACATGCACGGGGCCCGTCGGCCGCGCCGCCAGCACCTCGGCCAGCAGAGCCGGCGGCACGGCGCGCAGGGAATGCGGGGCGATGCCGACCACCAGATGCGGATCGGTCGCGGCTTCGCTCTCCAGCCGCGCGACCAGGGCCAGGAAGCGATCGGCATCCAGGATGAAACGGCGCTGGCCTTCCGTCGGCGGCAGGCCGCCGAAGCCCGATGCGGCGTAAAGCACCGGCAGCATGGTCAGCGCGATGCCGGTCTCGCGCGCGGCAGCGACGGCGCGCAGGCTCATCTCCGCCGGATCGGCATAGGGGCTGCCGTCAAGGTCGTGATGCAGGTAATGGAACTCGCCGAGTGCGGTGAAGCCCGCCTTCAGCATCTCGACCTGGCCCCAGGCGGCCACGGCCTCGAAATCTTCGGGCGTCATCCGGCCGAGCGCCCGATACATGGCGGCCCGCCAGCTCCAGAAACTGTCGGCGCCTTCGGCCCCGGCCCGCTCCCCGAAGCCGGCGATCGCCCGCTGATGGGCATGGCCGTGCAGGTTCGGCATGCCGGGCACGGCATAACCATCGAAACGCGGCACGTCGCCCGCCGGCACGGTGTCGGTGTCGACTGCGGCGATCCGGCCGGCCGCGTCTATTGTGACCAGAACATCACGCGCCCAGCCCGCAGGCAGGCGGGCAGTCTTCAGGAACAGTCTCTGCATCTGGCTCCGCTCCGGTCTTGACCTAGACAAGCCTATACAAGCTTAGACAAGTCTGACAAGATCGTTCTCGACGCGACCGGAATGGAGACGACGGCCATGACCACGGCACCCCGCTGGGACCGGATCTGGGTGAACCTGCATGTGGCAACCATGGTCCCGGGCGACGAGGCCTATGGGGCGATCGGCGATGCCGCGATTGCCGTAAAGGACGGCCGCATCGCCTGGGTCGGCCCGGCACGGGATCTGCCGGGGCTGCCCGGCGCCCTGGCGGCCGACGTGATCGATGCCGGCGGCGCCTGGATGACGCCCGGGCTGATCGACTGCCATACCCATCTGGTCCATGGCGGCAACCGCGCGCGGGAATTCGAGCTGCGCCTGAACGGCGCCTCTTACGAAGAGATCGCAAAGGCCGGCGGCGGCATTCTTTCCACCGTCACCGCCACCCGTGCCGCCGATCAGGACCGGCTGGTCGCCGACGCCCTGCCCCGGTTGGATGCGCTGCTCGCCGAGGGTGTCACCACCGTCGAGATCAAGTCCGGCTACGGGCTTGAGACCGATACCGAGCTGCGCATGCTGCGCGCCGCCCGGGCACTCGGCACCCGCCGTCCGGTCGACATCCGCACCACCCTGCTTGGTGCTCATGCCCTGCCGCCCGAATTCGCCGACGATGCCGAGGCCTATGTCGATCTGGTGGCGCGCGAGATGATCCCGGCGGCTGCCGAGGCCGGCCTCGCCGATGCGGTGGATGCCTTCTGCGAGCGGATCGCCTTCTCCACCGACCAGACCAGGCGGGTGTTCGAGGCGGCACGCGCCGCCGGCCTGCCGGTCAAGCTGCATGCCGAACAGTTGAGCGACCAGAAGGGCGCGGTGCTCGCCGCCGAATTCGGCGCGCTGTCGGCCGATCACCTGGAATATCTCGGGGCCGACGGCGTGCGGGCCATGGCCGCCGCCGGTACGGTCGCGGTGCTGCTGCCCGGCGCCTTCTACATGCTGCGCGAAAAGCAGCTGCCGCCGATCCTGGAACTCAGGTCGGCCGGCGTGCCTATCGCCATTTCCACCGACTGCAACCCCGGCACCTCGCCGGTGACCTCGCTGCTGCTGATGATCAACATGGCCTGCACCCTGTTCCGATTGACGCCCGAAGAGGCGCTGGCCGGGGTCACCCGGGTGGCCGCGCAGGCGCTTGGGCTTGACGATCGCGGCACCATCGCGGCGGGCCAGCGTGCCGACCTGGCCCTCTGGCGCATCGGTACCCCCGCCGAGCTTGCCTATATGGTCGGCTTCAACCCCTGCATCCAGGTGGTCCAGGCCGGCCGGCCGCGGGATCCGCGCATGGGCTTCGCACAGGCCGCCGCCGCATGACCCAGCCGCTCTACCGCCGGATCAAGGAAGCGATCCGCGCCCGGGTGGTCGAAGGCGACTGGCCCGAAGGCAGCCAGCTGCCGTCGGA contains:
- a CDS encoding sensor histidine kinase — protein: MSDLFDRKSGAVMRQTREEDLDRLIALALAAPGDTGSAIGDMPAPGDWRAGAIALRATPIAATTHCMDVVDRFLRDPTLPALAVVDGNDRPIGLVGRTHLLYEFARPFIRDLYARRPIRELMARDPLVVDEETGIEALGAEITAAGGGAFSAGFVVTAGGRYLGVGSALDVMRRLVARMAEHNRALDRAVEEAERANAAKTAFLANMSHELRTPLNAVLGFSEIIMTQMLGPVGHARYLEYIGDIHSSAEHLLSLINDLLDIAKADATGLPLDIEPVDVISLAAETLRMVAPRAEKAGVVLAADLPERMPVITGDRRRLRQILLNLLSNAVKFTPDGGEVRLILEDLPAEPGEPARIRMMVADTGIGMTAEQIPIALSRFGQIDSSLTRRHDGTGLGLPLSRALAEMHGGGLTIDSTPGFGTTITVTLPHRAMVRPAGTDPVKADQGL
- a CDS encoding DUF1489 family protein; translation: MTLHLLKLAVGVNSVEHLAELQAARLVEARAAGRPPLLVHVTRQTPKETAALLDGGSLYWVIRGLVSARQRLVALEPVEGSDGVRRCALVLDPELVETETQSRKPHQGWRYLKPEDAPADRRAGSAEGGDPKLAAELRALGLL
- a CDS encoding FAD-binding oxidoreductase; this encodes MPTPLNHPSPAILDRIRTVVGPKGWRDEPAAMEPHLKEWRGLWTGKTPAVVMPATTEEVAAVVTIAAEAGIALVPQGGNTGLVGGGVPTETGDELLISLARMNRIRDVDAAGGSLVAEAGCILADVQAAAAEAGRLFPLSLASEGSARIGGLISTNAGGVHVLRYGSMRDLVLGLEVVLPDGRVWNGLRRLRKDNTGYALRQLFAGAEGTLGIITAAALELVPMPRHRAAAFVAMGSPEAALDLFARARAHAGDLLEAFELINATPMGFALRHIPGLGDPLPDAAGPWFVLIELAGPIPLGELLEGLLGEALEEGAIEDAAIAQSETQRNAFWSLREGLSEAQKPEGASIKHDVSVPVSAIPALIRRGGRLVEELIPGARLCPFGHMGDGNIHFNVSRPVDMTDADFLARWHEVATAVHDLVAELGGSFSAEHGVGRLKTADLTRYRSEVEVGLMRAIKNVIDPAGIMSPGRVLSRD
- the hutG gene encoding N-formylglutamate deformylase; amino-acid sequence: MTGETTVHEVYTLRRGGSALVVSMPHCGTGLFDGLEARLTPEALDLADTDWHIPELYDFAADFDATIIAARLSRYVVDLNRPSSGESLYPGQATTGLCPTTLFDGRPLYLAGAEPDAAEIAGRVASYWQPYHAALAAELDRARAAHGHALLWDAHSIRGVVPRLFEGRLPDLNIGTARGASMSPERRARVAAAAEAAAGAAGYGHVVDGRFVGGHITRNYGRPDQGVEAIQMELVQETYMEENGPPFSFLPERAARIRPVLKAVMAAFIG
- the hutH gene encoding histidine ammonia-lyase, with translation MTETTETLVLAPGRIPLDDLRRIWAERPHLVLDGEAPARMAASAAIVERIAAGEEAVYGINTGFGKLAQKRIAAGDLTRLQRNLILSHATGVGAPLAAPVVRLILAIKAASLAVGASGVRRELVEALLALHAADVLPVIPSKGSVGASGDLAPLAHLCGVLLGIGEVTVGGERLPATDGLAHAGLAPFDLGAKEGLALINGTQVSTALALDGLFRIERCYRSALVSGAIAVEAVMGSHRPFDPRIHALRGQPGQIDAAAAYRDLLADSPLNAAHQGPDCHRVQDPYSLRCQPQVMGAVLDQMRMAARTLTIEANGVTDNPLVMTDTGEVISGGNFHAEPVAMAADQLAIAASEIGALAERRIAMLIDASISGLPAFLVADAGLNSGFMIAHVTAAALASENKTLAHPASVDSLPTSANQEDHVSMATFAARRLGDIADNVSEIVGIELLAAAQGLEFHRPLRAAAKVEEAVARIRAVVPSYDTDRYFAPDLTAAGNMVREGRFCDLTEVSLEREGMAG
- a CDS encoding formimidoylglutamate deiminase; translated protein: MQRLFLKTARLPAGWARDVLVTIDAAGRIAAVDTDTVPAGDVPRFDGYAVPGMPNLHGHAHQRAIAGFGERAGAEGADSFWSWRAAMYRALGRMTPEDFEAVAAWGQVEMLKAGFTALGEFHYLHHDLDGSPYADPAEMSLRAVAAARETGIALTMLPVLYAASGFGGLPPTEGQRRFILDADRFLALVARLESEAATDPHLVVGIAPHSLRAVPPALLAEVLAARPTGPVHVHIAEQPREVADCLATTGARPVDWLYDHAEVDGRWCLVHATHITEGERGRIARSGAVAGLCPVTEANLGDGIFPAEAFLAEGGRFGIGTDSHVSIGVAEELRLLEYGQRLVSGRRTVLSGGAGRSTGETLHLTAVEGGAGALGIDAGRIAPGARADIVVLDAADALLTGRRPESVLDGWIFAANRPLVTDVFAGGRHVVAGGRHIHEDAIARRFRAALERLHA
- the hutI gene encoding imidazolonepropionase; amino-acid sequence: MTTAPRWDRIWVNLHVATMVPGDEAYGAIGDAAIAVKDGRIAWVGPARDLPGLPGALAADVIDAGGAWMTPGLIDCHTHLVHGGNRAREFELRLNGASYEEIAKAGGGILSTVTATRAADQDRLVADALPRLDALLAEGVTTVEIKSGYGLETDTELRMLRAARALGTRRPVDIRTTLLGAHALPPEFADDAEAYVDLVAREMIPAAAEAGLADAVDAFCERIAFSTDQTRRVFEAARAAGLPVKLHAEQLSDQKGAVLAAEFGALSADHLEYLGADGVRAMAAAGTVAVLLPGAFYMLREKQLPPILELRSAGVPIAISTDCNPGTSPVTSLLLMINMACTLFRLTPEEALAGVTRVAAQALGLDDRGTIAAGQRADLALWRIGTPAELAYMVGFNPCIQVVQAGRPRDPRMGFAQAAAA